CCTCCGCAGGGAAACTCTTTTTCCCGCCTTTTCCCTGCCTGGTTGGGGCTTTGACCGGTGGCCTCCGGCCCCACGGGGCCGGTGAGGGCTTGAAAATAGGTTTCTTCGGAGGGGCTACCGCCCCTCCGAACCATCCCAGAGATACGGGGCCACGCTTCTGCATCGCTCCTACCATTGTCCCCAGAGAGCAGGATCCGTATGTTGTTCTCTCTGGGCGAAGATCAACGATCATCCACGAAGCGAACCTCAATTTGGCAGCCCATCTCGAACAGGCGCTTCCACGGGAGATAGATATCATGCACTGAGATCTCCGAGATCTCGGGCCATCCTGTCTCTGATGTGGAAACCTCGCGAAAGAGATCGGTCAGGGCTCTCGCCCGCTCCAGCAGCCGGGCGGACACCCGCTCCCGCACGGCCTCCACATCCCGAGGAAGCTCGGACACCATGGGTTCCAGCCCCAGTGCGGGCAGATCCACCAACATCACCTCCGTGCGGGCGATGGCCTGATAGAGGTAGTCATCCAGGAAGCGCAGGAAGAGGTAGGCCAGGTGAGCCCGGAGCCCCTCGCGATCCCCGCCACGCCGCAGATGGGCCGCCCAGGCGACGGCGTGGGCCAACACGGTCCCCAACGTGTTCCCCGCCGTGTTCCACCCTGCATATCCGGCCAGCCGCGGCGCCAGTCCGGCCTCCATCAGCCGATCTCCCAACGCCAGATCGGCGCCGTTCACGAAGGCCACGTCCGCGATGGCGACCCGTCTTCCCCGCGAGATCTCATCGGCCGCGGCCCTCACGAATTCGTCCACATCGCGGAAGACGGTGTGCATCTCCCGCCGCGTCGCCCGCAGCGCATCCGAGACCTGGTGTTCCTCGATCCAGCGGGCGGCCTGAGGGACCCGCTCCGCCAGTTCCTCCTCGCTCCAGCGCAGCGGAAGCTGGAACACGCCCTCGCCCTGTACCTCGCCGGGGGAGTTGACGAACAGCGAGAAGTCCGCCTCCTCGGGAGAGCCGACCAGCACGCCGCCCAACGGGGCCAGATGCGCCTTGATCAGCTCGGGCATGGGGCGGTCCTCGTACGCGGTGATCACGTCGCCCGCCCGACACGAAGCATAGCGCGTCCACACGCGCGGCGTCAGACCGTTCTCCCGGCAGATGACGCGGGCCAGCAGGATCATCCCGATCTCGTCGGCGCCGGGATAGGTGATCGCCCGATCGGACAGCCCCAACGCCCGGATCTCCCGACGCAGAGCCCGGCTCTCGGCGATGTTCCAGCCGTACTCCATCGTGTCATCCTGGGGGATGAGCAGATAATCGAAGATCCCCTCGCGCGTCCACTGCAGCATCGCCCGGTTGACAGCATGATTGTGAGCGCGGCCGTCCAGGTAATCCCGTACGATCTCCTCGGGCAACTCGGTCGCCAGCTGATCACGCTCGGCGATCTCCTCCGACGAGGCATCGCCCATATCCGCCTTATCGGTCAGGTACGACAGCCGGAACATGCGGGCGCCATACGTGGCCCAGTAGGGCTTCTCCTCCTCGGTCGCGTTGCCACGAGTGATGCGCATGAGCACGTTGAAGCCGAGCAAGGTGAGCTCGGGATGGGCCCGCTTCAGATCCCGAAGCACCTGCAATCGGCCAAGCACCGTGTCCACGCTGTCGTACGAGATGCGGGAGCTAACCAGTCCGCCGTACCCCAACGTGTCCAGGGCGACCACGGCCGCGTCCAATTGGGAGGCCAGATCGCGCAGCCACTCCGTGATGCGCTCGATCTGGGCCCCACGCCACAGATTGCCCAACCACTCCCGGGGCGGCAACAATACCTCCATCCCGGCGATGCGGCCGACGTACTGCGGGAAGTCGTAGTTGGGTGGACGATCATCCAAAGGGATCAACGCCACCTTCGACATCTTTCATCTCCTCTATCCGCTAACCGCTAACGGCTAATCGCCAACCATCTCCACGCATCCGGTCTCCACGGAGCGATAGCCAGCAGCCAGGATCTCCAGCGCTCGCAGGCCATCCCGGCCATCCACCATCGGACGCGTCCCGCTCGCCACGCAATCCAGGAAGTGGGTCACTTCCCCTGCGAAGCGATCAGGTCCCTCATCCGGAACGTGGGTCCAGTCGTCATCCCCCTCCAGCCGGTAGCGCAGCTCGGCCGCCGCGTAATCCACGATGGCCTCGCCCTCGGTCCCGTAGACCCAGATGGCCGCCTCGGACACCGGTGTCACCCACGAGCACTCGATCACGCCGTCCACCCCATCCACCGAGCGTACATGCAACACCGCGCTGTCCTCCACCGTCAGCTCCGGCAGGACAGTCTGGAGGCGAGCCCACGCGCTCTCCACCTCGCCCACCAGGAAGCGGAAGAGATCTACGGAGTGTACGGCGGTATCGATGAGAATCCCGCCGCCGGCGACCTCAGGTTGTACGAACCAGGTGCGCTCCACCCCGACGAATCGGAACGCGAACCGGTTGTGGAAATGGACGATCCGCCCCAGGCGGCCCGCGGCGATCATCTCCCGCAGGGTGCGCACGGCCGGGTGGAAGCGGTGGCACAGCGCCGTCATCAGGATGCCCCCCGTGCGATCGGCGGCCTCCACCATCGCCCTCGCCTCCTCCACGGTGCGCGCCAGCGGCTTCTCGCACAGCACGGCCAGCCCGCGCGCCAGCGCGGCCTCCGTCACCTCCCGATGAGCCACGGGCGGCGTGCACACGCTGATCGCCTGTGGCACCTCGCGGTCGAACATCTCGCGGTAGTCCGTGTAGGCCCGGCAGCCGAAGGCCTCCGCCCGGGTGCGCGCCGCCTCTGGGACCACATCGGCCACGGCCACGATCTCGGCCCGCCCGCTCTGCGCGTAGGCCCTCAGGTGGATGCCGCCGATCCCCCCTGCGCCCACGACGGCCACTCTCACCTTCTCTTCCATGGGACCTCCTCCTCTAGGCATGAAGAATCCCCGGCCGGGCGCGTCATCCAGCCGGGGTTAAGGTGACGCCATGCCCCA
This region of Chloroflexota bacterium genomic DNA includes:
- a CDS encoding Gfo/Idh/MocA family oxidoreductase, with amino-acid sequence MEEKVRVAVVGAGGIGGIHLRAYAQSGRAEIVAVADVVPEAARTRAEAFGCRAYTDYREMFDREVPQAISVCTPPVAHREVTEAALARGLAVLCEKPLARTVEEARAMVEAADRTGGILMTALCHRFHPAVRTLREMIAAGRLGRIVHFHNRFAFRFVGVERTWFVQPEVAGGGILIDTAVHSVDLFRFLVGEVESAWARLQTVLPELTVEDSAVLHVRSVDGVDGVIECSWVTPVSEAAIWVYGTEGEAIVDYAAAELRYRLEGDDDWTHVPDEGPDRFAGEVTHFLDCVASGTRPMVDGRDGLRALEILAAGYRSVETGCVEMVGD
- a CDS encoding DUF4127 family protein, translating into MSKVALIPLDDRPPNYDFPQYVGRIAGMEVLLPPREWLGNLWRGAQIERITEWLRDLASQLDAAVVALDTLGYGGLVSSRISYDSVDTVLGRLQVLRDLKRAHPELTLLGFNVLMRITRGNATEEEKPYWATYGARMFRLSYLTDKADMGDASSEEIAERDQLATELPEEIVRDYLDGRAHNHAVNRAMLQWTREGIFDYLLIPQDDTMEYGWNIAESRALRREIRALGLSDRAITYPGADEIGMILLARVICRENGLTPRVWTRYASCRAGDVITAYEDRPMPELIKAHLAPLGGVLVGSPEEADFSLFVNSPGEVQGEGVFQLPLRWSEEELAERVPQAARWIEEHQVSDALRATRREMHTVFRDVDEFVRAAADEISRGRRVAIADVAFVNGADLALGDRLMEAGLAPRLAGYAGWNTAGNTLGTVLAHAVAWAAHLRRGGDREGLRAHLAYLFLRFLDDYLYQAIARTEVMLVDLPALGLEPMVSELPRDVEAVRERVSARLLERARALTDLFREVSTSETGWPEISEISVHDIYLPWKRLFEMGCQIEVRFVDDR